The sequence below is a genomic window from Marispirochaeta aestuarii.
AAAAACTACTAATCGCCAATAATCTTTGAAACATCCTGTAAAACTCCTGAGTTCTCTAAAGATTTTCGATTATCCAGTAAAAACATCATTGCATCATCCTTTGGTAGGATAAAATCTTCAACTTTATCGGTAACTGGAATCAACATTGTCATTTGTATATTCCAATCTGTAACTCTTCCATTAACTTTTTTTACGTTCATTCTAATATCGCCTGCAACGTGTCCATCCTCGCTTCTACTATTTTCCAGGATATCCCCTAGTAATCCTGCTGCATCAATTATTGTAGAAAGGTTTGTATCAACACCATCAGAATAACTATTCTCGCCTGGCATTCCCCTTGGAAGCCCAGTCCCAATAGCAACAAAAATATTTGAAGATAATATCAATGAATTATTTTTTACTCTCCTCAAACCATTGGACTGAATTGTTAAGCCACCTTTATTACTCCCATCATTATAATGCATTCCTTGAAGCCCAAGATATAAATCAGAAAAATTAACCGGGTCTGGGGGTGGAGCAGTATCAGACTTCAACATTAATGCAAAAGCTGAAATGAGAACAAATGGGACCCAAGCGACCTCTCCCGTTGGATCAACATACTTCACTGGATTATTACTCACATAGCTATACCAGTTCGTCGCCTCAACCATGCTGTATCCCTGCCTCGGCTTCCCTTCTCCATCCATCGGATTCATCAGCTGGTACCCCGCCGGATCCCCACTCATCCACCTCGACGTCTTCGGATCAAGGTACCGCGCCCCGTAATAATACAGCCCGGTCTCACGGTCCATCTCCTTGCCGGTGAAGCGGAAGGGTATGTAGTTATAACTTGCTGTAGCCTCATCCTCCTGTATCTCGATCCACAT
It includes:
- a CDS encoding RHS repeat domain-containing protein, giving the protein MNKPSGYTSWTDRYSQSFTYDGLGNILKKTSSETRVPSASVRPLNYELDYEYDEQRPHLATKIGELYYSYDANGNVTRESTLPEGQSSAHEAPNLSSIGDVRRADQAFGFINEVESGCGNEYIRSFSWDAENRLKSVLSSNGKSVKYLYDADGKRTTKYAGDGSYTEGLSGETLYFNEWWTETADSGSFRRAKHIYVGKERIVTRLSNPSTGGTPYEDVNTYYYHPDHLGSAHCITDPQGNPYERIEYTPYGEMWIEIQEDEATASYNYIPFRFTGKEMDRETGLYYYGARYLDPKTSRWMSGDPAGYQLMNPMDGEGKPRQGYSMVEATNWYSYVSNNPVKYVDPTGEVAWVPFVLISAFALMLKSDTAPPPDPVNFSDLYLGLQGMHYNDGSNKGGLTIQSNGLRRVKNNSLILSSNIFVAIGTGLPRGMPGENSYSDGVDTNLSTIIDAAGLLGDILENSRSEDGHVAGDIRMNVKKVNGRVTDWNIQMTMLIPVTDKVEDFILPKDDAMMFLLDNRKSLENSGVLQDVSKIIGD